The Terriglobia bacterium genome has a window encoding:
- the cdd gene encoding cytidine deaminase, producing the protein MSGAEKERLFVAAREVLTRAYAPYSKFHVGAAVLAASGAVYAGCNVENASYGLTICAERSAISAGVAAEGASFKIRAVAVFNGNDAPCSPCGACRQVIFEFGPDADVIFQGRPGLEHSTARALLPAGFTL; encoded by the coding sequence TTGTCCGGGGCTGAGAAGGAACGCCTTTTCGTCGCCGCGCGCGAAGTCCTTACCCGCGCCTATGCGCCTTATTCCAAGTTCCATGTCGGCGCCGCCGTGCTCGCCGCATCCGGTGCTGTCTATGCCGGCTGTAATGTCGAGAATGCTTCCTACGGCCTCACCATCTGTGCCGAGCGCTCCGCCATCTCCGCCGGCGTGGCTGCCGAAGGCGCGTCCTTCAAGATTCGCGCCGTCGCCGTGTTCAACGGTAACGACGCCCCCTGCTCCCCCTGCGGCGCCTGTCGCCAGGTGATCTTCGAGTTCGGTCCGGATGCGGATGTGATCTTCCAGGGCCGCCCGGGTTTGGAGCACTCCACCGCCCGCGCCTTGCTCCCGGCGGGTTTCACGCTGTGA
- a CDS encoding thymidine phosphorylase: protein MRVVDVIRRKRDGGELTRDEINYLVAAYTAGAIPDYQISAWLMAVVLKGMTDAELAALTEAMLHSGQVLDLSDIPGRKVDKHSTGGVGDKTSLVLAPIVAAAGVAVPMISGRGLGHTGGTLDKLESIPGFNVNLSLDEFRRVLRECGCGLIGQTAEIAPADKKLYALRDVTGTVESPYLICASIMSKKLAEGLDALVLDVKTGSGAFMKKEQDAVYLAELMVETGRRMGKRMMALITDMNQPLGRAVGNANEVAECIDVLKGNGPDDLRELSLVLAGSMFYLGQRAASLSEGKSLAEEMIRNGAALEKFRRIVQLQGGDATVVDDPGRLPRARHSVEITSPSAGYVSSIMCEQVGTACVVLGGGREKKEDTVDPAVGIIVRKKLGDAVAQGEPLCTVHYNSDARLDEARRLLLSAYTMAPQPPPSKPPLVHRVIGE, encoded by the coding sequence GTGCGCGTGGTTGACGTCATTCGCCGCAAGCGCGACGGCGGTGAACTCACCCGCGACGAAATCAACTATCTCGTCGCCGCCTATACCGCCGGCGCCATTCCCGACTATCAAATCTCCGCCTGGCTGATGGCTGTCGTTCTGAAGGGCATGACCGACGCCGAATTGGCCGCGCTCACCGAGGCCATGCTCCACTCCGGCCAGGTGCTCGACCTCTCCGACATTCCCGGGCGCAAGGTGGACAAGCACTCCACCGGCGGAGTCGGCGACAAGACCTCGCTGGTGCTGGCGCCCATCGTCGCCGCGGCGGGCGTGGCCGTCCCCATGATTAGCGGCCGCGGCCTCGGCCACACCGGCGGCACTCTCGACAAGCTTGAGTCCATCCCCGGTTTCAACGTCAACCTCTCGCTCGACGAGTTCCGCCGCGTCCTGCGCGAGTGCGGCTGCGGTCTGATCGGCCAGACCGCCGAAATTGCTCCCGCCGACAAAAAGCTCTACGCCCTGCGCGACGTCACCGGCACCGTCGAGAGTCCGTACCTGATCTGCGCCTCCATCATGAGCAAGAAACTCGCCGAAGGTCTCGATGCCCTGGTTCTCGACGTCAAGACCGGCTCCGGCGCATTCATGAAGAAGGAACAGGATGCCGTCTATCTCGCCGAATTGATGGTCGAAACCGGGCGCCGCATGGGCAAGCGCATGATGGCGCTCATCACCGATATGAACCAGCCACTCGGCCGCGCGGTTGGGAATGCGAACGAAGTTGCAGAATGTATTGACGTGCTGAAAGGCAACGGCCCGGACGATTTGCGTGAACTTTCACTCGTGCTCGCCGGCTCTATGTTTTACCTTGGCCAGCGCGCCGCTTCTTTGAGCGAAGGCAAGAGCCTGGCAGAGGAGATGATCCGCAACGGGGCCGCGCTGGAGAAATTTCGGCGCATTGTCCAGCTCCAGGGTGGCGATGCCACGGTGGTGGACGACCCCGGGCGCCTGCCCCGCGCGCGCCACTCGGTCGAGATCACGAGTCCTTCGGCCGGTTACGTCAGTTCCATCATGTGCGAGCAGGTCGGGACCGCCTGCGTGGTGCTCGGCGGCGGCCGCGAAAAGAAAGAAGACACGGTGGATCCCGCCGTCGGTATCATCGTCCGCAAGAAGTTGGGGGACGCGGTGGCGCAAGGCGAGCCCCTGTGCACCGTACATTACAATTCCGACGCGCGCCTGGATGAGGCCCGCCGCCTGCTGCTGTCGGCCTACACCATGGCGCCGCAGCCGCCGCCGTCCAAGCCGCCGCTGGTTCACCGCGTCATTGGCGAGTAG
- a CDS encoding NupC/NupG family nucleoside CNT transporter — MYRFVGILGLFSMLGLAFAFSTARRAIRLKTLAWGIGLQFAFAFLVLRFDVGRLALAKAGAGVTRLLDFSFAGSQFIFGDLGKKLSPQGFIFAFQVLPTIIFISAFFAVLYHFGIMQFVIKQFAKVMKLMGASGAESLDVAASIFMGQTEAPLSIRPFLPSLTRSELMTVMTAGMAHVSGGIMGAYILYGIEAKHLLSAVIMTAPGTILMAKMLVPETEVPLTADRKASGADAASTEAAAVPVKLEDVNHKDENVLGAIARGTIDGLHLALNVAAMLISFLALIALVNGIFGGIHNHWASWFPSSLEKIFGVIFAPIAFVIGIPWRDCLAVGNLLGTRMVINELVAFANLGQMKAALDPRSFTIATFALCGFANFSSIGIQIGGISALAPNRRSDLARLGFRAMLAGTMANLMSASIVGILMK; from the coding sequence ATGTATCGCTTCGTCGGCATTCTCGGCTTGTTCTCCATGCTCGGCCTCGCCTTTGCGTTTTCCACGGCGCGCCGTGCCATCCGCCTCAAGACTCTGGCCTGGGGCATCGGACTGCAATTTGCCTTCGCTTTTCTGGTGCTGCGCTTTGACGTCGGACGCCTCGCCCTCGCCAAGGCCGGCGCCGGCGTCACCCGCCTGCTCGATTTCTCCTTCGCCGGATCGCAATTCATCTTCGGCGATCTCGGCAAGAAGTTGTCGCCCCAGGGCTTCATCTTCGCCTTCCAGGTGTTGCCGACCATCATCTTCATCTCGGCGTTTTTCGCCGTGCTCTACCACTTCGGCATCATGCAGTTCGTCATCAAGCAGTTCGCCAAGGTGATGAAGCTGATGGGCGCCAGCGGCGCCGAATCCCTCGACGTTGCCGCCAGCATTTTCATGGGGCAGACCGAAGCTCCACTCAGCATCCGCCCGTTCCTGCCCTCGCTCACCCGCTCCGAACTGATGACCGTCATGACGGCCGGCATGGCCCACGTTTCCGGCGGCATCATGGGCGCCTACATTCTCTACGGCATCGAGGCCAAGCACCTGCTCAGCGCCGTCATCATGACCGCCCCCGGCACCATCCTCATGGCCAAGATGCTGGTGCCCGAAACCGAAGTCCCGCTCACCGCTGACCGCAAAGCTTCCGGCGCCGACGCCGCCTCCACCGAAGCCGCCGCCGTCCCCGTGAAACTTGAAGACGTCAATCACAAGGATGAAAACGTTCTCGGCGCCATCGCCCGCGGCACCATTGACGGCTTGCACCTGGCGCTCAACGTCGCCGCCATGCTCATCTCTTTTCTTGCGCTCATCGCCCTGGTCAACGGCATCTTCGGCGGCATTCACAACCACTGGGCGAGCTGGTTTCCCTCCAGCCTGGAGAAAATTTTCGGCGTCATTTTCGCGCCCATCGCCTTTGTCATCGGCATTCCCTGGCGCGACTGCCTCGCCGTCGGCAATCTCCTCGGCACGCGCATGGTGATCAACGAACTGGTCGCCTTTGCCAACCTCGGCCAGATGAAGGCCGCGCTCGATCCGCGTTCGTTTACCATCGCCACCTTTGCGCTCTGCGGATTTGCCAATTTCAGCTCGATTGGTATACAGATTGGCGGAATCAGCGCGCTGGCGCCCAACCGGCGATCGGACCTGGCCAGGCTCGGCTTCCGCGCCATGCTGGCCGGCACCATGGCCAACCTGATGTCCGCCTCGATTGTCGGGATTCTGATGAAATGA
- a CDS encoding purine-nucleoside phosphorylase, translated as MKHAPEPAPPPADDFTRAGEAADFLRARTKLHPKVALVLGSGLGSFADQLAAAVSIPYADIPHFPRPSAEGHAGKLVIGNLASVPVACMQGRVHLYEGHSVRDVVFPVRALARFGIKGLILTNAAGGINQTYTQGCLVVLKDHINLQGVNPLIGANDERFGPRFLDMTQAYFRPYRQITLEQGKRLGIDIFEGVYAALYGPMYETPAEIRYLRTIGADVVGMSTVAEVIAARHLGMRVLAISCVTNMAAGMLDQPINHKEVLETGERVKGKFMQLLEAIMPQVEDLAGS; from the coding sequence ATGAAACATGCCCCCGAACCTGCCCCCCCGCCCGCCGACGACTTCACGCGCGCCGGCGAAGCCGCTGACTTTCTCCGTGCACGCACCAAGCTGCATCCCAAAGTCGCCCTTGTCCTCGGCTCCGGACTCGGCTCCTTCGCCGATCAACTCGCCGCCGCCGTTTCCATCCCCTACGCCGACATCCCGCACTTTCCCAGGCCCTCGGCCGAAGGTCACGCCGGCAAGCTGGTGATCGGCAACCTGGCATCCGTGCCCGTTGCCTGCATGCAAGGCCGGGTTCATTTGTACGAAGGGCACAGCGTGCGCGACGTCGTCTTCCCGGTGCGCGCGCTTGCCCGCTTCGGCATCAAAGGCTTGATCCTCACCAACGCCGCCGGCGGTATCAACCAGACCTACACCCAGGGCTGCCTGGTTGTACTCAAGGACCACATCAACTTGCAGGGCGTCAATCCGCTCATCGGCGCCAACGACGAGCGTTTCGGCCCGCGTTTCCTCGACATGACCCAGGCCTACTTCCGCCCCTATCGCCAGATCACGCTCGAGCAAGGCAAACGCCTCGGCATCGACATCTTCGAAGGCGTGTACGCCGCCCTATACGGCCCGATGTACGAAACCCCGGCCGAAATTCGCTATCTGCGCACCATCGGCGCCGACGTCGTGGGCATGTCCACCGTGGCCGAAGTCATCGCCGCGCGCCACCTCGGAATGCGCGTGCTCGCCATCTCCTGTGTGACCAACATGGCCGCCGGCATGCTCGACCAGCCCATCAACCACAAGGAAGTGCTCGAAACCGGGGAACGCGTCAAAGGGAAGTTCATGCAGTTGCTGGAAGCCATCATGCCGCAGGTGGAGGATCTCGCAGGATCCTAG
- the udk gene encoding uridine kinase — protein sequence MSTHIIAVAGPSCAGKTELAKRLARSLSATILSMDAYYRDLAFLPLESRSKFNFDLPDSLDHTLLREHLTALAAGLPIQRPVYDFTIHTRSSVWETVTPGPFLILEGLFALYWDDLRPLLTTKVYVDAPDEVCLARRQVRDVLERGRTAESVHKQYIEIVRPMAELYIHPTRRFADVVVSGQVPLEQSTVEVMARITAAPPAATPASGANPT from the coding sequence ATGAGCACTCACATCATCGCTGTCGCCGGCCCTTCCTGTGCCGGTAAAACCGAACTGGCGAAGCGCCTCGCGCGCTCCCTCTCCGCCACCATCCTGTCCATGGACGCCTACTACCGCGACCTCGCCTTCCTGCCGCTGGAATCGCGCAGCAAGTTCAACTTCGACCTCCCCGACTCCCTCGATCACACCCTGCTGCGCGAACACCTCACCGCCCTGGCCGCCGGCTTGCCTATCCAGCGCCCCGTCTATGACTTCACCATTCACACTCGTTCCTCGGTCTGGGAAACCGTCACTCCCGGCCCCTTCCTGATTCTGGAGGGCCTCTTCGCGCTCTATTGGGACGACCTGCGTCCCCTTCTGACCACCAAGGTCTACGTGGACGCACCCGATGAGGTCTGCCTGGCGCGCCGCCAGGTCCGCGACGTTCTCGAGCGCGGGCGCACCGCCGAATCCGTCCACAAACAGTACATCGAAATCGTCCGCCCCATGGCCGAGCTTTACATCCATCCCACCCGCCGTTTTGCCGATGTCGTGGTCTCCGGGCAAGTGCCGCTCGAGCAGTCAACCGTCGAGGTGATGGCGCGAATCACCGCCGCCCCGCCCGCGGCGACGCCCGCTTCCGGCGCCAACCCGACTTAA
- a CDS encoding carboxypeptidase regulatory-like domain-containing protein: MSKFSVTKFVVCLLILAMGLLATQASAQSQASAGQIAGVVKDSAGAVVVGATVTAANPQTGFSQTVTSGDNGYYRIVLLPPGNYKVTVSQQGFAEAVARVSVGVGRTTDLNAVLTVGGRKEEVTVSAEMIEAQRHEMAAFVGADIVTNIPLNGRRFHDIVNTTPTAQTDPSRGGISMTGQRMVNTGSINVDGADYGQLFFGGIRGGERAGFAPTIPLDSIQEFQIIRAGYTAEFGHSTGGTITAITKSGTNAIHGNAGFVWRPDAAGMGNEFYDTIKASLVAKGCTTCVVNPNPTLYQWGGSVGGPVKKDKLFFFGSYEQQRQRIPHQVFFDNLNALLGVNPISSLPVQQQEAADAFNGGTFNGYAYPSLQQPYQQTNDAYLFLIKGDYQFSSKHRLSVRYNHSNYQGIDASSVGSGIAPTITNAVSNNGIEIDKTRTVVGNLNSFFGHFANELRGQYAKEIRPRNANVLSPTVAPSTIGTYGTVSFLGQNSENDYRLQFADSVTWLKGAHTVKFGGEYSHIFATQTFGFNQEGQFNWLNNSAGNIPAILASMSTCGNAACTVAGNRFDNTNVTYSHQLGNLAATMTGEQVAWFIQDSWRIRSNFTLNYGLRWDGAINPQPAANNAMLPLVQGFVFPNGKSYNPASIPNQLAQFAPRLGFAWDPKGDGKTVIRGFGGIYFAATPLLLYAGSVNNFREPPGDLSIQLPITVPAAFAALIPGCPAPCNTVYDQLRIAGINLNSFTLDKLPNPTIAQMKTIAGNILTAQGLAFNPYNGAAPIFTGNNYSNPRSYQAGFGLEHEVARGWTLSLEANLIKTVHLQRDTDLNVPISPCQDAAGRPLYRLTGAAPAGNNCAANLQTSSQLLARPVPGLGSVIIRDPSAKSLYRAMTLRSTVNRKWGLINAYYTLSENLDNDYQERSASGVQYYDRYNFKPDYSFSDLNRRHQFVAEPVFFLPFQIELSSALRLLSGAPIGATVGSDVNQDKTNNDRPYWALGVPAKRNSFTNRALTFVDMRVQKNIKLTESKSIKLSAEMFNIFNFKNLAYSGTTVTNFCSSSVNTCGIPGGAWTNNPNFLHLRDSVTNALITSNNAGTPFEAQFSFKFIF; this comes from the coding sequence ATGTCCAAGTTTAGCGTAACAAAATTCGTCGTTTGCCTGCTCATCCTGGCGATGGGGTTGTTGGCAACCCAAGCGTCGGCTCAATCGCAAGCCAGCGCCGGCCAGATCGCCGGGGTCGTCAAGGATTCCGCCGGCGCAGTCGTTGTCGGCGCCACCGTCACCGCCGCCAATCCGCAAACCGGATTCAGCCAAACCGTGACCTCCGGTGATAACGGTTACTACCGCATCGTGCTCCTGCCGCCCGGCAACTATAAGGTCACGGTAAGCCAGCAGGGCTTTGCCGAGGCTGTTGCGCGGGTGAGTGTCGGCGTTGGGCGCACCACCGATCTCAATGCTGTTCTTACGGTCGGCGGCCGCAAGGAAGAAGTGACCGTCAGCGCCGAGATGATTGAAGCCCAGCGCCATGAAATGGCCGCCTTCGTCGGTGCCGATATCGTCACCAACATTCCTCTCAACGGTCGTCGCTTCCACGACATCGTTAACACCACGCCGACCGCGCAAACCGATCCCTCGCGAGGCGGCATCAGTATGACCGGCCAGCGCATGGTCAATACCGGCAGCATCAATGTGGACGGCGCCGACTACGGCCAGCTCTTCTTCGGCGGCATTCGTGGCGGCGAGCGCGCCGGCTTCGCACCCACCATTCCCCTGGATTCCATCCAGGAGTTCCAGATCATCCGCGCCGGCTACACCGCCGAGTTCGGCCACTCCACCGGCGGCACCATCACTGCCATCACCAAGTCCGGCACCAATGCCATCCACGGCAACGCCGGCTTCGTCTGGCGTCCTGACGCCGCGGGCATGGGCAACGAGTTCTACGACACCATCAAAGCGTCGCTTGTCGCCAAGGGCTGCACCACCTGCGTCGTCAACCCCAATCCCACCCTCTACCAGTGGGGCGGTTCCGTGGGCGGTCCGGTTAAGAAGGACAAGCTGTTTTTCTTCGGCAGCTATGAGCAGCAGCGCCAGCGCATTCCTCACCAGGTCTTCTTCGACAACCTCAACGCCTTGCTCGGCGTCAACCCTATTAGCAGCCTGCCGGTACAGCAGCAGGAAGCCGCTGATGCTTTCAACGGCGGCACTTTCAACGGGTATGCCTACCCCAGCTTGCAACAGCCCTATCAGCAGACCAATGACGCCTATCTGTTTCTGATTAAGGGCGACTATCAATTCAGCAGCAAGCACCGCTTGAGCGTTCGCTACAACCACAGCAACTATCAGGGCATAGACGCCAGCTCGGTCGGTTCCGGGATCGCCCCGACCATCACCAACGCCGTCTCCAACAACGGCATTGAGATTGATAAGACCCGCACCGTGGTCGGCAACCTCAACAGCTTCTTCGGCCATTTCGCCAACGAGCTTCGCGGCCAGTACGCGAAAGAGATTCGCCCGCGCAACGCCAACGTGCTATCGCCCACCGTGGCCCCCAGCACCATCGGCACCTACGGTACCGTCAGCTTCTTGGGTCAGAACAGCGAGAACGACTACCGTCTCCAGTTTGCCGACAGCGTCACCTGGTTGAAGGGCGCCCACACTGTCAAATTCGGCGGCGAGTACAGCCACATCTTCGCCACCCAGACCTTCGGCTTTAATCAGGAGGGTCAGTTCAACTGGCTAAACAACAGTGCCGGCAATATCCCGGCGATCCTGGCCTCCATGTCAACCTGCGGCAACGCCGCTTGCACCGTCGCTGGAAATCGGTTTGACAACACCAACGTCACCTATTCGCACCAGCTCGGCAATCTGGCGGCAACCATGACGGGCGAGCAAGTGGCCTGGTTCATCCAGGACTCCTGGCGCATACGCTCCAACTTTACCCTTAACTACGGCCTGCGTTGGGACGGCGCCATTAACCCGCAGCCCGCAGCCAACAACGCCATGCTTCCCCTGGTGCAGGGATTCGTCTTCCCCAATGGAAAATCGTATAACCCCGCTAGCATTCCGAACCAGTTGGCCCAGTTCGCCCCCCGCTTGGGCTTCGCCTGGGATCCCAAGGGTGACGGCAAGACCGTGATTCGCGGATTTGGCGGCATCTACTTTGCCGCCACCCCGCTGTTGCTCTACGCCGGCTCGGTAAACAATTTCCGCGAGCCCCCCGGGGATCTCTCCATCCAGTTGCCCATCACCGTTCCGGCCGCCTTTGCCGCCCTCATCCCGGGCTGCCCGGCGCCCTGCAACACGGTTTACGACCAGCTCAGGATCGCCGGCATCAACCTCAACAGCTTCACCTTGGACAAGCTGCCCAACCCGACCATCGCCCAGATGAAAACCATCGCCGGCAACATCCTCACGGCGCAAGGCCTTGCGTTCAATCCGTACAACGGCGCGGCGCCCATCTTCACCGGCAACAACTACTCCAATCCCCGCTCCTACCAGGCGGGATTCGGCCTCGAGCATGAGGTCGCTAGGGGCTGGACGCTGTCGCTGGAGGCAAACCTGATCAAGACGGTTCACCTGCAGCGCGATACCGACCTGAACGTGCCGATATCGCCCTGCCAGGATGCCGCCGGACGCCCGCTGTACCGCCTCACCGGCGCCGCCCCTGCGGGCAACAACTGCGCCGCCAACCTGCAGACCAGCTCGCAGCTTCTGGCGCGTCCCGTCCCCGGCCTCGGCAGCGTCATTATCCGCGACCCGAGCGCCAAGTCCCTCTATCGCGCCATGACCCTTCGCAGCACCGTCAACCGCAAGTGGGGACTGATCAACGCCTACTACACCCTGTCGGAGAACCTCGACAACGATTACCAGGAGCGGAGTGCCAGCGGCGTGCAGTATTACGACCGCTACAACTTCAAACCTGACTACAGCTTCTCCGATCTCAACCGTCGCCACCAGTTCGTGGCCGAGCCCGTGTTCTTCCTGCCCTTCCAGATCGAGTTGTCCAGCGCCCTGCGCCTCCTCTCCGGTGCCCCCATCGGCGCCACCGTCGGCTCGGACGTGAACCAGGACAAGACCAACAACGACCGTCCCTACTGGGCTCTCGGCGTTCCCGCCAAGCGCAACTCCTTCACCAACCGCGCCTTGACCTTCGTCGACATGCGTGTGCAGAAAAACATCAAGCTCACCGAGTCGAAGTCGATCAAGCTCTCGGCCGAGATGTTCAACATTTTCAACTTCAAGAACTTGGCCTATTCGGGTACCACGGTGACGAACTTCTGTTCCAGCAGCGTCAACACCTGCGGTATCCCCGGCGGCGCTTGGACCAACAACCCGAATTTCCTGCACCTGCGCGACTCGGTCACCAACGCGTTGATCACTTCCAACAACGCCGGCACCCCGTTCGAGGCGCAGTTCTCGTTCAAGTTCATCTTCTAA
- a CDS encoding ectonucleotide pyrophosphatase/phosphodiesterase — MIKLLISRKLRAYVVLVLLLLAHSAFAADARHLKPTVILISIDGFRYDYFGKAPTPNLGSLIARGVRARYMVPSFPTKTFPNHYTIVTGLYPAHHGIVANNMWDDDFRATFKMSDRQQVRDPRWWGGEPIWVTAQKAGQKTAPMYWPGSEAAIEGLMPTYGEAFDEKTTFEYRVNKVLAWLDLPAPERPTFLTLYFENVDQAGHDFGPDSPQLFAAMERVDQAIGLLLQGLSARGIEDKVNIIVVSDHGMAACSRERLIMLDDYVNPSSVIVVDTTPVLAVKAKDGNHAALLAKLKLVPHLTVYTPDTVPQRLHFSGNPRITPVIAVADVGWTITSHDYLAKHPDKKYGGDHGYDNAAPEMRAIFVAAGPAFKPHRTLPGFPNVDVYPLLAYLLNVAPARNDGDIRVFKPVLRPRTTSGRRVPMMDQVNPPNTAAVLISNHQ; from the coding sequence ATGATCAAACTGCTCATCTCCCGAAAACTGCGGGCTTATGTTGTCCTCGTTCTCCTGCTGCTCGCCCACAGCGCCTTCGCTGCCGATGCCCGCCATCTGAAGCCCACCGTCATCCTGATTTCCATCGACGGCTTCCGCTACGACTATTTCGGCAAGGCCCCAACCCCCAATCTCGGCTCCCTCATCGCCCGCGGCGTGCGTGCCCGCTACATGGTCCCGTCGTTTCCCACCAAGACTTTTCCCAATCACTACACTATCGTGACCGGGCTCTACCCGGCCCATCACGGCATCGTTGCCAACAACATGTGGGACGACGACTTCCGCGCCACCTTCAAGATGTCCGACCGCCAGCAGGTGCGTGACCCCCGCTGGTGGGGCGGCGAGCCCATCTGGGTGACGGCGCAGAAGGCCGGGCAAAAGACTGCTCCCATGTACTGGCCGGGCAGCGAAGCCGCCATCGAAGGCCTCATGCCTACCTACGGGGAGGCCTTTGACGAGAAGACCACCTTTGAATACCGTGTCAATAAGGTGCTCGCGTGGCTCGATCTGCCTGCGCCCGAGCGGCCCACGTTTCTCACTCTCTACTTCGAAAACGTGGACCAGGCTGGCCACGATTTCGGCCCGGACTCACCCCAACTTTTCGCCGCCATGGAGCGCGTTGACCAGGCAATCGGACTCCTGCTTCAAGGTCTGAGTGCTCGTGGCATTGAAGACAAGGTCAATATCATCGTCGTGTCCGATCACGGCATGGCTGCCTGCTCTCGCGAGCGCCTAATCATGCTCGACGACTACGTCAACCCCTCTAGCGTCATCGTGGTTGACACCACGCCCGTGCTGGCCGTCAAGGCGAAGGACGGCAACCATGCGGCGCTGCTCGCGAAACTCAAACTTGTGCCCCACCTCACCGTCTACACCCCGGACACCGTGCCCCAGCGGCTGCACTTCAGCGGCAATCCGCGGATCACCCCGGTGATCGCGGTCGCCGATGTCGGTTGGACGATCACTTCGCACGACTACCTTGCCAAACACCCCGACAAGAAGTACGGCGGCGATCACGGTTATGACAATGCCGCCCCGGAAATGCGCGCCATTTTTGTCGCCGCCGGTCCCGCCTTCAAGCCGCACCGTACCTTGCCTGGTTTCCCCAATGTGGACGTTTACCCCCTGCTGGCATATCTGCTCAACGTCGCCCCCGCCCGCAACGATGGCGACATAAGGGTTTTCAAGCCTGTTTTGCGCCCAAGAACGACAAGCGGTCGCCGCGTCCCTATGATGGATCAGGTCAATCCGCCAAACACCGCCGCGGTGCTAATTAGCAATCACCAATAA